The following are from one region of the Cyanobium gracile PCC 6307 genome:
- a CDS encoding PHP domain-containing protein, which produces MLRPEALAHPLTPVLRQVRADSCPERFNFHCHTICSDGSLHPEDLAAEAVAIGLEHLAVTDHHGLAAHGAISAALDDHRRRGTAIPTLWRGVEISCLLEGCLVHVLGLGFAEQHPSLHPYLQGSAVVGAALRAEAVVAAIREAGGLVLLAHPARYRLPHQRLIAAAADLGFDGAEVWYDYGMQSRWQPTPLVCEAIAADLERRGLLMSCGTDTHGLVLRGR; this is translated from the coding sequence GTGCTGCGGCCTGAGGCTCTCGCCCATCCCCTCACCCCGGTGCTGCGCCAGGTGCGGGCCGACAGCTGCCCGGAGCGGTTCAACTTTCACTGCCACACGATCTGCAGCGACGGCAGCCTCCACCCCGAGGATCTGGCGGCCGAGGCCGTGGCCATCGGCCTGGAGCACCTGGCCGTCACCGACCACCACGGCCTGGCGGCCCATGGCGCCATCAGCGCCGCCCTGGACGACCACCGCCGGCGGGGGACGGCCATACCCACGCTCTGGCGCGGGGTTGAGATCAGCTGTCTGCTGGAGGGCTGCCTGGTCCATGTGCTCGGCCTGGGCTTCGCCGAGCAGCACCCCTCCCTCCACCCCTACCTGCAGGGCAGTGCCGTCGTGGGGGCGGCCCTGCGGGCCGAGGCGGTGGTGGCGGCGATCCGGGAGGCCGGGGGTCTGGTGCTGCTGGCCCACCCCGCCCGCTACCGGCTGCCCCACCAGCGCCTGATCGCGGCGGCGGCGGATCTGGGCTTCGACGGCGCCGAGGTCTGGTACGACTACGGCATGCAGAGCCGCTGGCAGCCGACGCCGCTGGTGTGCGAGGCGATCGCCGCCGACCTGGAGCGCCGGGGCCTTCTGATGAGTTGTGGTACGGATACCCATGGGCTGGTGCTCCGCGGCCGCTAG
- the hemJ gene encoding protoporphyrinogen oxidase HemJ yields the protein MTLPLSLPLTLAVTWPPEAYLWFKTLHIVGVVVWFAGLFYLVRLFIYHREAAELEPPLRQAFEEQYGLMERRLANIITTPGMVVAVTMAVGLLMVEPLWLKQAWMHAKLAVVAGLLVYHHLCYRLMGQLQRGACNWSGRQLRALNELPTLMLLLVVMLVVFKGQFPTGAATWFLVALVVFMAASIQFYARWRRLRAERLAQQESGGAAA from the coding sequence ATGACGCTGCCGCTGTCCCTGCCCCTGACCCTCGCCGTGACGTGGCCCCCCGAGGCCTACCTCTGGTTCAAGACCCTCCACATCGTCGGGGTGGTCGTGTGGTTCGCCGGGCTGTTCTACCTGGTGCGCCTGTTCATCTACCACCGGGAGGCCGCCGAGCTGGAGCCGCCCCTGCGCCAGGCCTTCGAGGAGCAGTACGGCCTGATGGAGCGGCGCCTGGCCAACATCATCACCACCCCGGGCATGGTGGTGGCCGTGACCATGGCCGTGGGTCTGCTGATGGTGGAGCCCCTCTGGCTGAAGCAGGCCTGGATGCACGCCAAGCTGGCCGTCGTGGCTGGCCTGCTCGTCTACCACCACCTCTGCTACCGGCTGATGGGCCAGCTGCAGCGCGGCGCGTGCAACTGGAGTGGCCGCCAGCTGCGGGCCCTCAACGAACTGCCCACCCTGATGCTGTTGCTGGTGGTGATGCTGGTGGTCTTCAAGGGCCAGTTCCCCACCGGCGCCGCCACCTGGTTCCTGGTGGCCCTGGTGGTGTTCATGGCCGCGTCGATCCAGTTCTATGCCCGCTGGCGGCGGCTGCGCGCCGAACGGCTGGCCCAGCAGGAGAGTGGCGGTGCTGCGGCCTGA
- the uvrC gene encoding excinuclease ABC subunit UvrC, with amino-acid sequence MAEPVAPPGGTPGGDVVGPLLLQRERLSARLRELPAEPGCYLMRDASDRILYIGKSKSLRARVRSYFRDSHDISPRIALMVRQVCEIEFIVTDSEAEALALESNLIKNHQPHFNVLLKDDKKYPYLCITWSEAYPRIFITRRRRMRSPLDRFYGPYVDVGLLRRTLAVVKRVFPLRQRPQPLYRDRTCLNYDIGRCPGVCQEKIGSEDYHRILRKVAMVFQGRNDELLDLLRQQMERYAERLDFEAAARVRDQLQGLDLLTADQKMSLGDSSISRDVIALAADDRVAAVQIFQMRAGKLVGRLGYTADAAIATPAEVLQRVVEEHYSQVEPVEIPPELLLQHPLPAQELIGDWLAERRGRKVRLAVPQRRQKADLIELVERNAGFELARAQRGAEQQLLATEDLAQLLELPVPPRRIEGYDISHIQGSDAVASQVVFIDGLPAKQHYRKYRIQSSSIRAGHSDDFMAMAEIMRRRFRRWSQAKAEGADLAALRRAGASALHTDGLSDWPDVVMIDGGKGQLSAVMEALRELDLHEELTVCSLAKQREEVFLPGAGEPLDTEADQLGVVLLRRLRDEAHRFAVSFHRQQRGERMKRSRLSDIAGLGPKRVKDLLAHFRSIDAIQLASPEQIAAVPGMGPALARQVWEHFHPPMDGADEADARHGEPLELAG; translated from the coding sequence TCTACATCGGCAAGTCGAAGAGCCTGCGGGCCCGGGTGCGCAGCTACTTCCGCGATTCCCACGACATCAGCCCGCGCATCGCCCTGATGGTGCGCCAGGTCTGCGAGATCGAGTTCATCGTCACCGACAGCGAGGCGGAGGCGCTGGCGCTCGAGTCGAACCTGATCAAGAACCACCAGCCCCACTTCAACGTTCTGCTCAAGGACGACAAGAAGTACCCCTACCTCTGCATCACCTGGAGCGAGGCCTACCCGCGCATCTTCATCACCCGCCGCCGCCGGATGCGCAGTCCCCTCGACCGTTTCTACGGGCCCTATGTGGATGTGGGCCTGCTGCGCCGCACCCTGGCCGTGGTGAAGCGGGTGTTCCCGCTTCGCCAGCGTCCCCAGCCCCTCTACCGCGACCGCACCTGCCTCAACTACGACATCGGCCGCTGCCCCGGGGTCTGCCAGGAGAAGATCGGCTCCGAGGACTACCACCGCATCCTGCGCAAGGTGGCGATGGTGTTCCAGGGCCGCAACGATGAACTGCTGGATCTCCTGCGGCAGCAGATGGAGCGCTATGCCGAACGGCTGGATTTCGAGGCCGCCGCCCGGGTTCGCGACCAGCTGCAGGGCCTCGACCTGCTCACCGCCGACCAGAAGATGAGCCTGGGGGACAGTTCCATCAGCCGCGATGTGATCGCCCTGGCGGCAGATGATCGCGTGGCGGCCGTGCAGATCTTCCAGATGCGCGCCGGCAAGCTGGTGGGGCGGCTGGGCTACACCGCCGACGCGGCGATCGCCACCCCGGCGGAGGTGCTGCAGCGGGTGGTCGAGGAGCACTACAGCCAGGTGGAGCCGGTGGAGATCCCGCCGGAGCTGCTGCTGCAGCACCCGCTGCCGGCGCAGGAGCTGATCGGTGACTGGCTGGCGGAACGGCGGGGCCGCAAGGTGCGGCTCGCCGTGCCCCAGCGGCGCCAGAAGGCGGATCTGATCGAGCTGGTGGAGCGCAACGCCGGCTTCGAGCTGGCCCGGGCCCAGCGGGGGGCGGAGCAGCAGCTGCTGGCCACCGAGGACCTGGCCCAGCTGCTGGAGCTGCCGGTGCCGCCGCGGCGGATCGAGGGCTACGACATCAGCCACATCCAGGGCAGCGACGCGGTTGCCTCCCAGGTGGTGTTCATCGACGGCCTGCCGGCCAAGCAGCACTACCGCAAGTACCGGATCCAGAGCAGCAGCATCCGCGCCGGCCACTCCGACGACTTCATGGCCATGGCGGAGATCATGCGGCGGCGATTCCGCCGCTGGTCCCAGGCGAAGGCGGAGGGGGCCGACCTGGCCGCCCTGCGCCGGGCCGGCGCCTCAGCCCTGCACACCGATGGCCTCAGCGACTGGCCCGATGTGGTGATGATCGATGGCGGCAAAGGCCAGCTGTCAGCGGTGATGGAGGCCCTGCGGGAGCTAGACCTGCACGAGGAGCTGACAGTCTGCTCCCTGGCCAAGCAGCGGGAGGAGGTGTTCCTGCCCGGTGCCGGCGAGCCCCTCGACACCGAGGCCGACCAGCTGGGGGTGGTGCTGCTGCGGCGGCTGCGGGACGAGGCCCACCGCTTCGCCGTCAGCTTCCACCGCCAGCAGCGGGGCGAGCGGATGAAGCGCTCCCGGCTCAGCGACATCGCCGGCCTGGGGCCCAAGCGGGTCAAGGACCTGCTGGCCCACTTCCGCTCCATCGACGCCATCCAGCTGGCCAGCCCCGAGCAGATCGCCGCCGTCCCGGGCATGGGGCCGGCCCTGGCCCGCCAGGTGTGGGAGCACTTCCACCCCCCCATGGACGGGGCCGACGAGGCCGACGCCCGCCACGGGGAACCCCTGGAGCTGGCGGGATGA